The Phycisphaeraceae bacterium genome segment CGGTGGCGGTGTGAGGGGGAGGAGTTCACCACAGAGGCACGGAGGACACAGAGGGGGGAGGAGTCAGAGGTCAGAGCGACAGAACTTCAGACACTCAGCACTCAGCACTCGGAACTCGTGACTCGAAACTCGGAACTCGGAACTCACAATCCCCCGGTGGGCCTCGTGGACTCGACCCACCCGACAGCCGAGTCGACTGCCGACTCTCCAATGCCTGGTGCCCAGTGCCTGTCTCCTGATGCCTCATTCGCCCCATGCTCCTCTCGCTTATTGCCGCCATCTCGAAGAACGGCGTCATCGGACGCGATGGCGGGCTGCCCTGGCGCCTGCCGGATGACCTCAGACGCTTCAAGCATCTGACGATGGGTCACCACGTCGTCATGGGGCGGCGGACGTTCGACGAGATCAAGCGCCCGCTCCCGGGGCGCACCAACATCGTCATCACCCGTGACCGCTCATGGGCTCACGAAGGCGTGCAGGTGGCCCATTCCCTGGATGAGGCCATCGCAGGCATCAGCCCCGACGAAACCGAGGCATTCATCATCGGCGGCGGCGAGATCTATGCGCTGGCCCTGCCGCGGGCCGATCGCCTGTACCTCACGCGGGTCGAGGCGACGATCGAAGGCGACACGTATTTCCCCGCGTTTGACGCTTCGACGTGGCGCCTCGTGAGTGCGGAGCATCACGCCGCCGACGAGCGGCACGTCCATGCGATGACGTTCGAGGACTACGTGCGCGTGGAGTGAGGCACCAAGGCATCGAGGGATCGAGTCGTTGCGGTTGATGGCGCGTGCGCGCGACGCGGAGCGTCGCGCCACCCGCAGGCCGCCCTGTCGTCAATCGGGAACCTCGCTACTCCGCCGGTTCGGCGCGGATGGCGACGAGGCACACCATCGGAGCGTCCTCCGCCATCTGAATCTCCACCAGGCGCACGGGCGTGGGCACGTCGGTGCGGAAGAGGCCGCCCGCGTTGATGGTCTCGCCACGCTCATCCCAGAAGTCCCACAGCGACAGCCGCAGCGTGCCGCCCGCGCGAAGCACCTCGACGCGGCGGACCCAGCGCTGGTTGATCCACAGGTCGAAGTCGCGGTAGGTCGTGGCCGTGGCGTTGCGCAGCTCGATGGACTCACCCTCGCGGAAGACCTGAATGTCCACCACGGTGGTCGTATGGAGCGATTCGGGGTAGGCCCGAGTGGCCTTGTCCGCATCGTACAGGGAACGATGACAGCCGAGCGGGGACGCGCCCAGAACAAGCGCGGCGCCGAGGCACACGATGAACCGGCGGCCCGTGGAAGGAATCATCCGCATGACGTGATACGGTAGCCGATCCCGGCCAGAAGGGGTAGGCGAGGGCGCCGGTCACCAGCAGCCATCGGCCCACAGTCGGTCACCGACCCTCCCGAATCAGCCCGATCAGGCGCGGCTGGGCGTGGGGCGACACCTCGTTCAGCGACACCGAGTCCAGCACAGCCCCGTGCTCGAAGACGCCCTCGCGCGCGGCGTCCTTCTCCATCTCATGCTTGGCCTGCTGACCGCCGACCAGCACGGCCCGCCGGTCGATGAACACCACCACGTCGGCCCCATCCACACGGGCCAGCAGCGCGGCGCACCACGGCGAGACCCTGGGGCACGTCGCCATGCCGCGAACCTCCACGCCGGACGGAAGATCGCCGATGGCGAGCGGCACGCCCACGTGGTCGCCGACCGCCCGCAACGCAGCGGCCGGATCGGTCAGCGCCTTCTCGGGAACGAAGCCCGCCTGACGCAGTGCGAGGAAGGCGTCGAGCCGGGTCAGCTGCGTCTCGCACGCCTCGCCCGCGGGCATGGGGCGGAAGTACGCCCACAGACTCCAGCCGCTGAACGCAAGCATCGCCAGGCAGGCCGCCACCGCGGCGACGCGCATCCACGCGGGGCGAACCGCGCGTGAAGCGCCCGCCAATGGTCCGGACGATGAGGCCGTTCCCGATTCCGCGGCGAACACCGTTGGCGGAATGAACCCCGTCGCCGCCGGCGGCTCGAACCCGCGCGACAGCGCATCGTCAATCATCCGATCCACCGAGTCCGTTCGGCCATCGTGATGGTCATGGGGCATGGGAACCACTCCGTTCATCCGGTGCGGCGTCGGGCGGCGTCTGGCGTCCGGAGAGACGCTCCCGGAGCGTAGAACGTGTTCGATGCACGTGGCTCATTGCAGTTCCCTCGGGGATGCCGAGGATTGAGGCGATTTCCCTGTACTCCAGCCCTTCCACCACGCGAAGCAGCAGGCACGCCCGTGCGATATCGGATACCCCCTGCAGCGCCTTCACCACCGCGTCGTCAAAGCCCGACTGATCGACGCGCAGGCGACCGGCGCTGTCGATGACGGGCGCCGGGTCCACGACCGCGCCGCCCGGCAAGGCGTGGTCCATCTCCAGCGGGTCCACGCTGGTCGAAAGCCGGTGCTCGGCGCGGCGACGGTGATTGAGCGACTCGAAGCGGACAATCTGCGCCAGCCACGCGGTGAAGTTGGTGCCGCGACGGTACTGGTCGATCCGGCGCCACGCGATCAGCGCCGCCTCCTGCACCACGTCGTCGGCGAGCGTTCGGTCGCCGAGAATGCTCACCGCCAGCAGCCACGCCGAACGGAATGACCGTGTGAAGTGCGCGGCGAACTCCTCCCCGCTCAGGGGACGGGGCTCGACGCCGGGATTCATTGACTCGGGTCGTTCCGCCGACATGGTGACCTGCCCGCGGCGGAGGGTAGCCGCCGCCCGCACCAATCTTCTACCAGAAACCGCCGGACGGGGCATGGAAGAAAAAATCCGGCGATCGCCGCAAGACGTGACGGGTGACGCGACATGAATGCGTTGGCGGGCGTCAAGTCCGGCGTCATCATCACATGCAACGTGGCGCTGCTCGCCGGGGGATGGGGTCGGTCAGGGAGTTGGGAAAGGAGAGTCCTCGTGATGTTCCTTCGAGCAACGCTGGCGCTGGCGTGCTGTGCGTTCATCGCCCCCGCGGCGATGGCGGATCTGTTCTTCTTCCGATGCGACATGAACGGCCTCAACGAGGTGCCGCCCAACAACTCGCCGGGCACGGGCAAGGCCCTTCTGACGTTCGACGACACGACCAGCATGCTGACGCTGACCTCCGGCACATACCAGGATCTGCTGGCCAACTCGGTCGGCGCGCACGTTCACATCGGCCAGGCGGGCGTCAACGGTCCCATCATCATTCACCTGACCCACTCCAACAGCACGTCCGGCGTACTGACCGGCTCCGGCCCGCTCAACGCGCAGCAGATCACCGCGCTGTTCAGCGCGGGGCTGTACATCAACGTTCACTCGACGCTGTTCCCCGGCGGAGAGATCCGCGGGCAGATCCTCGCCATTCCGTCCCCGGGCGCCATCGCGCTGCTTCCTCTCTCAGCGTGGGTGACGCGTCCGGGCCGGCGGCGCGGCGGCTGATCCGTGCCCGTTCGGCGCGACACGGAGCGCGTCGAACCAGTGTGAGATCGAGTGCGAGAAGTCGAGGGAGGGACGCTCCGTTCTCTCTCGCTGGGGAAAGAGGCCGGGCCGCGGCGCACGTCGCGGCCCGGCTTATTCATCCGACGTCGCACAGGTCCGCGGCTCCGACCGCTCACCAGGGCAGGTCGCGCCCGCGCCCCAGCGACTCGGTGAGCCACTCCAGCAGCATGTCCGGTGTAACGCAGTGATGGGCGTCAAGGTGCAGCCGACCCAGCGACGTGGAGCCCTCGCCGCCCAGTCCGCGCACGCAACACGAGCCCAGATGCACCGCCAACCGCAATGACGCGGCGCCGAAGCGCTCGCGCTCGTCGCGGTTGATCAGGCGCAGAATGAACGCGGGCGCGGGGTCGCCGAGCAGTGCGCCGGGCGCGGCGTCCCATTCGATCATCGCGCCCCAGCGCGACCCGCGAAGGTCGAACATGGCGCGACCCACGGGGTCCACCAGCCGCGGATGCAGGAACGGCGTTGCAATCTCCGGCTCGCCGGGCCAGAGTTCGAGCACGTGGCAGGGCGGCTCGACGGTGACCCGTCGCGGCGGCTCGCCCACGAATCCGACCGCGCCGTCGATCACCGGAATGGACGCGGCGGGCTGATCGCTCGGCGCCGGTCCGCGCATGAGCACGCCGCGCAGCACGTCGATTCGGTCGTACAGGTGGTAGTTGCGCATGGCGCGCTGGACGAAGTCCATCGGGTGTCGCGGTCCGCCCGGCAGCGACGCCTGCTTCTCGCCCGGCCACATGCGCAGTTCCAGCCGCGTGCCTTCGTGCGGACGCACCAGGTTCAGGGTCCAGTGGTCGCCTTCGATGCGGCCTTCGCCGAACCAGCCGCACTCCGTCAGGTCGAAGACCGGCCTGCGATCCGGGCCGAGCAGGCGCAGCTGCTCCTCGAACCAGTGCGGCGCGATCTCGACCGGGTCGGCGTCGAGCGTGAAGGCGTCCGGCGCAAGGGTCGCGGGCTGAGCGGGATTCTCCCACCAGCGCGAGTTCGGCGCGGTATCGGTCGGCTTGGGCGCCAGCGACTCGAAATAACCGGCCCTGACGGGGATTGCTCTGGGCGACTGACGCGCGGCAGCGTCGATGGCGGCCAGTTCTTCGCGGGCGCGGGTGAGCGACATGACGGACCCGAACGGATCGAGCTTGGCCTGCTCCACCGCCGGCCAGATGAGCACCTGCCTGATCAGCAGGGGGTCATCCGCATGGACGAGGTGGAACGCGCGGCCGTTCTCGAACGACTCCAGCCCGAACAGTCGCCAGCGCGTCCCCAGCGTCGTGAGCAGGTTCCTTCCCGCCCGGTCGCGCAGGGTGAACTGGGTGAGTCGCAGCCCGTCATCGGTTGGGACGACATGCAGACGCCCTTCGCCCGCGTCGAAGATGGCCCGCTGCATGGCGCCGTAGTCCAGCCCGGCAGCGTGCATGCTGGCGGCGGCGACGGGGTCGGCCCGCGGCTGAGGGGCGTCGGGGAGTGGAACGCTGGAACTCGATCCGGCCTGACGCGACGCATCAGGCGCGGCTGGCGCGTGTTTCAGTGTGGGAACGAAAGAACGAGCGGAAACATGAGTCGGAACAGGGTGAGGGACAGGAATCGAAGCGCGCTGCGGCGGATCGTCATCCTCGGGCTCGGGCACGCCATATGACACGTGCCGCTGGGTCGCCACGAGCACGTCATACGAATCGACGTCGTCGATGGTGAAGGATTCGACTCCCGCCGCGCTCACCACGGCGAAGCGACGCTCATCCAGCGAGGTGGCGAGCTGCTCGTGGGTGAGGATGAGGATGGAGCGACCGTCCCTCAGCCGCAGCGCGACGGGGCGGAACGGCCTGGCGCGCCACAGAGCGATGAGTGGAGAGGAGGGCATGGTGTGGAACTCGACGACCACTGTAACGATCGCCTGCGGTCACCTTGGTGGAAACCACGTTCGAAGAATGTTCAGCAACCGCAGGAACGCTCGATCCTGGCATCGTGTGAAACTGACTTTTTGCGCAAGCCGTCCGAAGATGGAGGATGATGGCACGACGCGCCGATGGCGAGTGGCTCGCTCGAACGCCCGTTTCGGGTCGGGTGGCTTGGGCAACCCTGCGGGCCAGAGTTGTTCGCTGGCGAGCCACTCCCGTAGTTCGCTCGGGGAGTTCCATCCGAGTGCTTCAGCGACATGCGGCGAATCGCTCCACACCCATGCTTCCACTTCGGGCGCAATGCACACGCAGCGGCATCGATTACCCCAAACGTCATGACATCTTGCTTCAACGTCGGATTCGATGCGAGCCGGATCTTGGGAGGGGACTCCGTCCCACGCTAGGTCAAGCAGCACGAGGGCGCATTCGGCTTCGCCCTCGAAGGCCCGGAGGAGGTCATGTCCGGTGTGATACACGCCCGGATCGCGCCCCGGATGCGTGATGAGTTTGAATGAGTGGAGAGGCCGCATGCCGACACTCTCGGGGCGCAAGAGCAGGTGGTGGAGCGTCTGTTCGATGTCCTTGTCGGGAACCAGGATGACCAGTTCCGGCGTCACCCCAACACCCCCGCGGCGAATAGCGTTCCGAGGTCCAAGGCACCTTTCCAGTTCTTCAGACGGGGGTGCTCGTCTCCGCGAACGATGTCGGTCGCGCCATGCTCATCCTTGGCGAAGCACAGGAGGTCGGCTGGCTTGGCGAGACCGAGTATCACGGGCGAGTGCGACGCACAGAGCACCTGTGCGTTGTAGACCGACGAAAGCGACTGGAACACCGTTTCAACCGCCCGCGGGTGAATACCGTTCTCGGGCTCCTCGATAAGGTACACGCCTTCGATACCGTCGATGAACGCGAGAAGCGTCAGCGCCAGGAGGCGAAGGGTTCCGTCCGACACAACCCACGAGGGGGCCTTGAGACCGTTCTCGTACTCCACGACGAGATATCGGTGACGATCCTCCTCGCGCTCAATGGTCGTAACAGTCCTCAGGTCGGGTATGGCGGTTCGGAAGTGTTCAATCCAGCGGGCAAAACGGTCGCGATCCCGCGTCTCCAGTTCATGGACGACCCACGGCAGATTCGAGCCATCGGGCAGAAAGTGGCGGGGAGAACCAGGTGGACTCGGACGACGCATTGCCTCGGCGTTCAGCGTCACGCGCCGGATACCTTCCATCAGCACGCGCTTCACCCACGTCGCCACGGGAAAGCGATCCTCGTCCTCGGGCAGGTTGGCAAGCGCCGATTTTGCGGGGCCAAGCCGGAACGGGTTGTTCCAGCCAGTCGTTTCCGACATGAAGTAGTCCGTCCCGGCCTCCGTGTTCTTGGTGACGACCTTCTTCCAGCCCTCAGGTTTCTGTCTCCCGGGTGCACGCACGACCGATTCGGGAACGGCGGGAGGCGTGGGAAAGAGCGTTCGCTCAACGGTCGCACCGGCGTCGTCCGCCGGCGTCAGCCACAGCGTCTCAATGGCAATTCGCACCTCGCCGCGGTCACCCCCGACTTCGATCCGCGTCTCGTATCTCGCCCGCTTCGTGCGCCCGTTGCCCAACCGCTCCAACCGCGCCGCTGGGATGTCCATCTCGACCGCGAGTTCGAACCATCCGCCCTGACGCATCCAGCACAGGTGCATGGGATCGGCGGCACGCTGGGGAACCGCCATCCCTTCGCCTTGAATCGCACGCAGCGGGCCAACCCGAAGCAGGTCACCGAGAAATCCCACGACGTCCAGAAACGAACTCTTGCCCGATCCGTTCGGACCGACAAGCGTTTGAAAGGGCGAAAGTCGCTCCGACACGTATCGGAGTGAGCGGTAGTTCAGTGCTTCGATGCGGGTCAACACGCGCGGGCCTCGGGGAACGGACCAATCAGAGCATCGTAGCGAGTCGTGCCAACGTCGCCATCGGCTGCCACCGCGCCCGGTTCCTGCATTTGAAGAAAACAGCCGCGGCGACCACCGCGGCTGTGTCAGGGTGCTCCGAAACGCGCCGCCCGTGCGGCCATGCGGTCACTTCAGCCCCGTGATCAACTCCGCCCCGGCGGGCACCTGGGCGCTGGACTTCTTCACGTCATCATCAATCGGCTGGTACTGCCCGCCGAGATGCTGGGCCAGGAAGACCTCCGTCACGGCGAAGAACGCCATGCTGTTCTCAGGCCGGGCGAAGCCGTGGCCCTCGTCGGGGAAGAGCACATACGTCACCGGGATATTGCGCTCCTGCATGGCGCGCACGATCTGCTCGCTCTCGGCCTCCTTGACGCGCGGGTCGTTCTTGCCCTGACCGATGAGCAGCGGCCGCCTGATCTGATCGACCCTGGTGAGCGGCGAGATCGAATCGAGATACTCCTTCTCGTGCGCCGCGCCCACGCGGGTCTCGAACATGGCCTTGATCGGCTCCCAGTAGGGCGGAATGGAGGCCAGCAGCGTGCCCACGTGGCTGGGGCCGACGATGTCCACGCCCGCCGCGAACACGTCCGGCGTGAAGGTCAGACCGACGAGCGTGGCGTATCCGCCATATGACCCGCCCATGATGGCCACGCGGCGCGGATCGGCGATGCCCTTCTCCACCGCCCAGTTGACGGCGTCGATCAGGTCATCGTGCATCTTGCCCGCCCACTCGCGGTTGGCGGCGTTGATGAACGCCTTGCCGAAGCCCGTCGAACCGCGGAAGTTGACGCTCAGCACCGCGTAGCCGCGGTTGGAGAGCCACTGGTGCAGCGAGTTGTACCCCCACGAATCGCGCGCCCACGGGCCGCCATGCACCAGCAGCACCATCGGAAGGTGATTCGCAGGTCCATGCACCGGCTTGGTGAGATACGACACCAGTTCCAGCCCGTCGCGGGAGGGAATGATCACCGGCTCCATCTTCGCCAGCTTCAGCCCTTCCAGCGCCGGACGGTTGGAGAACAGGTACGTCGCCTTGCCGGCGGCACGGTCGTACAGGTAGTACTTCACCGGCCCGTCATCGACCACGTAGTTGACGACCCATTTGTCATCGGTGCGGCTGCGCGAGGTGATGTTCATCTCGCCATCTTCCACGGTGGACAGGTAGTCCCAATCCTTCTGGATGGAGGGGTCGAGGATGGTCCACTCCCGCCTTGCGTACTCCCACGACACCGCCTGCGGCCTGCCGGTCCTGGGGTCGCCCACCGCGCCGCTCAGGTCGGCCTTCTCGCTGGAGGCCACCAGCGTGCGCGGCATGGCGGGGTCGCTCACGTCCACCGAGAAGAGAGCCGCGGTGTTGCGGTCCGCCGAATCCAGCAGGTACAGCGTCTTGCCGTCGCGGGTGAACCCCATGGGGCTGGATGTCAGGGCGTCCTGCTGATCCCACTCCGCGAACCTGGTCCACTCGCCCTCGCCGGCGGGACGCAGGAACGCCGTGATGCCGCCGTCGGGTCGATACCGCAGCGCGCCGCGCACGCGATACTGGCTGTCGGCGATGACGCCCGCGAAGCCCTCGGTGTTCTCATGCACCAGCGTGCGGGCGCCCGTGCGGGTGTTCACACGCCAGGTGTCATGCAGCTGCGGCACGCGGTTGTTCACCGCGATGAGCATTTCGTCCGGGAAGTTCTCGTCCGACGCCACCACGCGGGCCTGCACGTGCTCGAAGGGCGTCAGGTCGACTTCCGCTCCGGTCTTCAGGTCCACGGCGTAGAGATGCCAGTTCTCATCGCCGCCGCGGTCCTGCAGGTAGATGATCTGATCGTTGTTCTCCGCCCAGAAGTACTGACGGATGGGGCGTCCGGTGGAGTTGGTGACGGGCCGCGCGTCCTGTTTCCCGACCGTCTGCACCCACACGTTCATCACGCCGTTGTGCGGCGCGATGTAGCCGAGCCGCGTACCGTCCGGGCTGATCTGCACCGCGGCCCGCTCGGGGTTGCCGAAGAAAACGTCGCGGGGAATCAGGTTCCCGGATCGTGGGGCGGCCTCAACCTCCACGCCCGCGCCGCCGGAAATGGTCTGAGCCAGACCGGCGGAGGGGAGCAGGAACGACGTGCTCAGCACCAGCGCCGAGCAGAACAGGCGGGATTCCAGCATGAGGGGTTCTCCGGATGGGCGACGCCGGAGCGTCCGGCCCGTGGGTGAGCGGTCGAAGGTGATCGTATTCCGCGGGAATCGCGGCTCAAGTTGTTGGGCGAGCAGGCCGGGACGTTGCAGTGGGCACTTGCGTGACTCGGTTTCATCGCGAAGATGGTTCCGGCGCGAGGAACGCGAGATCGATCCCCGCTCCCTCACGGTCGCGGCTCTCCTGAGGTCGTGGGTGTCGCCACGCGCTCCGTCAGTCCGTGCTCGAGGAAGGAACAACGCCATGACCAGCCCCGCCGATGGAACGACGGCAAGCCCCGCGCCTCGCCCGCCGCGCGGCGGTTTCATCGCGCGCTTCCTCACGCTGGTCGAGTGGCTGGGCAACCTGCTGCCGCACCCGGTGACGCTCTTCGCCCTGTGCGCCGTCGCGGTGGCGATCATCAGCGCGATCACTACGTACTTCGGCGTGAGCGTGGCCGATCCGCGTCCCGCCGCCGCGGACGGCGCCATGCTCACCACCACCAACCTGCTCAACGCCGACGGCATCCGCTGGATCGCCCAGAACCTCGTTCACAACTTCGTCTCGTTCGTGCCGCTGGGCACGGTGCTGGTCGCGCTGCTGGGCGT includes the following:
- a CDS encoding RNA polymerase sigma factor → MSAERPESMNPGVEPRPLSGEEFAAHFTRSFRSAWLLAVSILGDRTLADDVVQEAALIAWRRIDQYRRGTNFTAWLAQIVRFESLNHRRRAEHRLSTSVDPLEMDHALPGGAVVDPAPVIDSAGRLRVDQSGFDDAVVKALQGVSDIARACLLLRVVEGLEYREIASILGIPEGTAMSHVHRTRSTLRERLSGRQTPPDAAPDERSGSHAP
- a CDS encoding dihydrofolate reductase — protein: MLLSLIAAISKNGVIGRDGGLPWRLPDDLRRFKHLTMGHHVVMGRRTFDEIKRPLPGRTNIVITRDRSWAHEGVQVAHSLDEAIAGISPDETEAFIIGGGEIYALALPRADRLYLTRVEATIEGDTYFPAFDASTWRLVSAEHHAADERHVHAMTFEDYVRVE
- a CDS encoding AAA family ATPase: MLTRIEALNYRSLRYVSERLSPFQTLVGPNGSGKSSFLDVVGFLGDLLRVGPLRAIQGEGMAVPQRAADPMHLCWMRQGGWFELAVEMDIPAARLERLGNGRTKRARYETRIEVGGDRGEVRIAIETLWLTPADDAGATVERTLFPTPPAVPESVVRAPGRQKPEGWKKVVTKNTEAGTDYFMSETTGWNNPFRLGPAKSALANLPEDEDRFPVATWVKRVLMEGIRRVTLNAEAMRRPSPPGSPRHFLPDGSNLPWVVHELETRDRDRFARWIEHFRTAIPDLRTVTTIEREEDRHRYLVVEYENGLKAPSWVVSDGTLRLLALTLLAFIDGIEGVYLIEEPENGIHPRAVETVFQSLSSVYNAQVLCASHSPVILGLAKPADLLCFAKDEHGATDIVRGDEHPRLKNWKGALDLGTLFAAGVLG
- a CDS encoding S9 family peptidase, with the protein product MLESRLFCSALVLSTSFLLPSAGLAQTISGGAGVEVEAAPRSGNLIPRDVFFGNPERAAVQISPDGTRLGYIAPHNGVMNVWVQTVGKQDARPVTNSTGRPIRQYFWAENNDQIIYLQDRGGDENWHLYAVDLKTGAEVDLTPFEHVQARVVASDENFPDEMLIAVNNRVPQLHDTWRVNTRTGARTLVHENTEGFAGVIADSQYRVRGALRYRPDGGITAFLRPAGEGEWTRFAEWDQQDALTSSPMGFTRDGKTLYLLDSADRNTAALFSVDVSDPAMPRTLVASSEKADLSGAVGDPRTGRPQAVSWEYARREWTILDPSIQKDWDYLSTVEDGEMNITSRSRTDDKWVVNYVVDDGPVKYYLYDRAAGKATYLFSNRPALEGLKLAKMEPVIIPSRDGLELVSYLTKPVHGPANHLPMVLLVHGGPWARDSWGYNSLHQWLSNRGYAVLSVNFRGSTGFGKAFINAANREWAGKMHDDLIDAVNWAVEKGIADPRRVAIMGGSYGGYATLVGLTFTPDVFAAGVDIVGPSHVGTLLASIPPYWEPIKAMFETRVGAAHEKEYLDSISPLTRVDQIRRPLLIGQGKNDPRVKEAESEQIVRAMQERNIPVTYVLFPDEGHGFARPENSMAFFAVTEVFLAQHLGGQYQPIDDDVKKSSAQVPAGAELITGLK
- a CDS encoding CHRD domain-containing protein — protein: MFLRATLALACCAFIAPAAMADLFFFRCDMNGLNEVPPNNSPGTGKALLTFDDTTSMLTLTSGTYQDLLANSVGAHVHIGQAGVNGPIIIHLTHSNSTSGVLTGSGPLNAQQITALFSAGLYINVHSTLFPGGEIRGQILAIPSPGAIALLPLSAWVTRPGRRRGG